Proteins from a genomic interval of Capsicum annuum cultivar UCD-10X-F1 chromosome 4, UCD10Xv1.1, whole genome shotgun sequence:
- the LOC107866918 gene encoding histone H3.3, with amino-acid sequence MARTKQTARKSTGGKAPRKQLATKAARKSAPTTGGVKKPHRYRPGTVALREIRKYQKSTELLIRKLPFQRLVREIAQDFKTDLRFQSHAVLALQEAAEAYLVGLFEDTNLCAIHAKRVTIMPKDIQLARRIRGERA; translated from the exons ATGGCTCGTACTAAGCAGACAGCACGTAAATCTACTGGTGGAAAGGCTCCAAGGAAGCAACTTGCTACTAAG GCTGCTAGGAAGTCAGCCCCTACCACAGGAGGAGTGAAGAAGCCCCATCGTTACCGACCTGGAACTGTTGCTCTCCG TGAAATCCGAAAGTATCAAAAGAGCACTGAGCTTCTCATTCGAAAGTTACCATTTCAAAGGCTTGTCCGTGAAATTGCGCAGGATTTTAAG ACAGATCTAAGGTTTCAAAGTCATGCTGTGCTTGCGCTTCAAGAAGCTGCTGAAGCGTATTTAGTTGGTCTCTTTGAGGACACCAACTTGTGTGCCATCCATGCTAAGAGAGTCACCATAATGCCCAAGGATATCCAACTTGCAAGGCGTATTCGTGGAGAACGAGCTTAA